From one Reyranella humidisoli genomic stretch:
- a CDS encoding CoA-binding protein, with protein sequence MKAAFSDRYDDLYLRKILRDTKTIAMVGLSANWNRPSFFAAKYLLDRSYKVIPVNPAAKGQEILGQKVYGSLDELPVKADMVDIFRNSEAAGPITDEAIRHGAKVVWMQLGVVNMEAAERAEKAGLKVVMNRCPKIEHSRLAGTIEWHGIASGVISSKKRAL encoded by the coding sequence ATGAAAGCCGCCTTCAGCGACCGCTATGACGATCTCTACCTGCGCAAGATCCTGCGCGACACGAAGACTATCGCCATGGTCGGCCTATCGGCCAACTGGAATCGACCCAGCTTCTTTGCTGCGAAATATCTGCTGGACCGCAGTTACAAGGTCATTCCGGTCAATCCCGCCGCCAAGGGCCAGGAGATCCTCGGCCAGAAGGTCTATGGCTCGCTGGACGAACTGCCGGTAAAGGCCGACATGGTCGACATCTTTCGCAATTCCGAGGCCGCCGGGCCGATCACCGACGAGGCGATCAGGCATGGCGCCAAGGTCGTCTGGATGCAGCTCGGCGTGGTGAACATGGAAGCCGCCGAGCGCGCCGAAAAGGCCGGGCTCAAGGTGGTTATGAATCGCTGCCCCAAGATCGAGCATTCCCGCCTCGCCGGCACCATCGAGTGGCACGGCATCGCCAGCGGCGTCATCTCCTCGAAGAAGCGCGCGCTGTGA
- a CDS encoding NADH:flavin oxidoreductase/NADH oxidase, with protein MAGPMLFEPISIRDVTLKNRVVVAPMHQYAAEKGFAIDWHLVNAGRYAAGGAGLVIMESTKVERRGCGTVGDLGLWDDAFIPGLKRCVDFIRLHNSVPGIQLGHSGRKARRFRPWEGGAPLKPSPEIDDWDEWELVSSSGINSPDTDPTPRALTLAEIPEAVERWGQAARRAHEAGFDVLDIHMAHGYLIHQFLSPFSNVRNDQYGGSELNRMRFAIEVVESVRAHWPASKPLFVRFSVEDDSGWGPDQSVALAKILKPKGVDVIDCSSGGMRGSPVVSAGPVTYGYQVPYADRLKNDADILSMAVGLIVHADQAEKILQEGRADLIALARELLYNPNWPMDAAQKLGVDPKFASVPAAQAYWLAKRAQSVKSVVPSTYMKGLHVD; from the coding sequence ATGGCCGGTCCGATGCTGTTCGAGCCGATTTCGATCCGCGACGTCACCCTGAAGAATCGGGTGGTCGTGGCGCCTATGCATCAGTACGCGGCGGAAAAGGGCTTCGCGATCGACTGGCACCTGGTGAATGCCGGCCGCTACGCCGCCGGCGGCGCCGGGCTGGTGATCATGGAATCCACCAAGGTGGAGCGCCGCGGCTGCGGCACGGTGGGCGACCTCGGCCTGTGGGACGATGCGTTCATTCCGGGCCTGAAGCGCTGCGTTGACTTCATCCGGCTGCACAATTCCGTGCCGGGCATCCAGCTCGGCCACTCCGGCCGCAAGGCGCGGCGCTTCCGTCCGTGGGAAGGCGGTGCGCCGCTGAAGCCTTCGCCCGAGATCGACGACTGGGACGAGTGGGAGCTCGTCTCGTCCAGCGGCATCAACTCGCCCGACACCGATCCGACGCCGCGGGCCCTGACGCTCGCGGAAATTCCGGAAGCCGTCGAGCGCTGGGGGCAGGCGGCGCGCCGCGCGCACGAGGCGGGCTTCGACGTGCTCGACATCCACATGGCGCATGGATACCTGATTCATCAATTCCTTTCGCCGTTCTCCAACGTGCGCAACGACCAGTATGGCGGCAGCGAGCTCAACCGCATGCGCTTCGCCATCGAGGTGGTGGAGAGCGTCCGCGCGCACTGGCCGGCCTCGAAGCCGCTGTTCGTGCGCTTCTCGGTCGAGGACGATTCCGGCTGGGGACCGGACCAGAGCGTGGCGCTGGCGAAGATCCTTAAGCCCAAGGGTGTCGACGTGATCGACTGCAGTTCGGGCGGCATGCGCGGCTCGCCGGTCGTGAGCGCCGGTCCGGTGACGTACGGCTACCAGGTTCCCTATGCAGACCGGCTGAAGAACGACGCCGACATCCTCAGCATGGCCGTCGGGCTGATCGTGCATGCCGACCAGGCCGAGAAGATCCTGCAGGAAGGCCGGGCCGACCTGATCGCGCTGGCACGCGAGCTTCTCTACAATCCGAACTGGCCGATGGATGCGGCGCAGAAGCTGGGCGTCGACCCGAAGTTCGCCTCGGTGCCGGCGGCGCAGGCCTATTGGCTGGCCAAGCGTGCCCAGTCCGTGAAGTCGGTCGTGCCGTCGACATACATGAAAGGCCTGCACGTCGACTGA